CGCGGCGGATTCCGCTGGATGGCCCGCACGGAGGCCCGACTTCGCAAGGTGAGCGCGAAAGGGACTCCGCCGAAGGGTGCCCGCTTCCGGCTCGGACGCGCGCAACGGGGCCGAACGGACTGCCCTCGGGCCGCGCTCTCCCTTTACGGCATCTGGGTAGAGTCGCGTGTCGGGATCGATCGGCCGTGCGAGCGGATCGCCGAATTCGCCGAGGGAGCGGCACGGCTCTCCCGATCGGGGGAAACCCGGGCTCACTTCGGAGCGACGGTCACCTCGACGAGGCGTGCGGGATCGTAGAACCGCTCGATGAAGGCGTTGACCTTCTCGAGCGGGAGCGCGGCGGCCTTTTCGGCGAGGCGGTCGCGGAAGCCGTGCGGCAGGCCGAAGCGCGCTTCCCACATCGCCTCGCGGAGGATCGCGTCGGGGTTCGCGCGGCGGGTCCAGCGGCGGCCGAGCAGGTAGCCGGCGGCGCGCTCGCGTTCCTCCTCGGTGATTCCCCGGGCGTGGAACTCGTCGATCACGCGGTGCAGCTTCTCCTTCGCGGCGGCGGCGTTCGGCGCGCGCGTGAAGGTGAACGGGCCGTAGCCGCTGGGGACGAGCCCGCCGCCCCCGTGGGTGAAGGCCCCGTAGGTGTCGCCCTCCTCGTGGCGCAGGGCGACCGAAAGCCGCGAGTAGAAGTTGCCGCCGAGCACGTGGTCGGCGACGAGGAACGCCGGGTAGTCGGGGTCGGTCTCCGGAAGCCCGACGCGCGCCAGGCCGAGGTAGACCTGCGTCAGCCGCCGGATCGCGACCGTCACCTCGCGCGGCCTCTTCTCCGGATCCACCGGCGGCGGGAGATCCGGCTCCAGGCCCTCGGGCGGCTCTTCGAGGGGCGGCGGGAGCAGGCCGCGCGCGATCGCCTCGGCGCGCTCGCGGTCGATGTCGCCGGCGAAGCCGATCTGCCGGCCGGGGAGCGCCAGCACGAGATCGCGCGCCGCCGCCAGTTCGGCCGTATCCGTCGAAAGGCGCGGGGGCTTTTCGTACTCCAGCCGGCGGGGGTCGCCCGGGCGGAACAGCGCGCGCATCGCCGCCTGCCCCAGGCGGAACGCGGGCGACGTCTGCTGCTCTTTCCAGAGCAGCTTCCGCTGCTGCCGCCAGCGCTTCAGCTCGCGCCGGTCGAAATCGCGGTTCGACAGGATGTCGCGCACCAGCCGCGAGACCTCGTCGAGGTCGCGCGCGAGGAACGTCACCGCCAGCTCGGCCTGGCGCTGGGAGACCTCGAGCGACGGGCGGATCCCGAGCGCGTCGGCGCGGCGCCGCAGCGCGCCCTCGGGATCGTAGAACTGGATCTCGAACGCCTCCTCGACGTGCCTCTCCCGCGCCCAGGGCGACCATGTCCCCACCGGGAAGCGCAGCCGGAGCGTGATCACGGGAACACGGTGGT
This DNA window, taken from Acidobacteriota bacterium, encodes the following:
- a CDS encoding insulinase family protein, whose translation is MTTTPRTSPLVVLFAVAAAWLPALGARAGAAAAAPPQPVEWRIDPATAVTLVEDHRVPVITLRLRFPVGTWSPWARERHVEEAFEIQFYDPEGALRRRADALGIRPSLEVSQRQAELAVTFLARDLDEVSRLVRDILSNRDFDRRELKRWRQQRKLLWKEQQTSPAFRLGQAAMRALFRPGDPRRLEYEKPPRLSTDTAELAAARDLVLALPGRQIGFAGDIDRERAEAIARGLLPPPLEEPPEGLEPDLPPPVDPEKRPREVTVAIRRLTQVYLGLARVGLPETDPDYPAFLVADHVLGGNFYSRLSVALRHEEGDTYGAFTHGGGGLVPSGYGPFTFTRAPNAAAAKEKLHRVIDEFHARGITEEERERAAGYLLGRRWTRRANPDAILREAMWEARFGLPHGFRDRLAEKAAALPLEKVNAFIERFYDPARLVEVTVAPK